In Bradyrhizobium sp. 195, the sequence CCCGACAGGCCGAGAAGTTCGGCGCTCGGCACGCGCTGTGCTTGCTGGGCGCGGACGGCCTTTGATTCTGCGTCCTCGGCACTGGACGGGATCGACAAGCCACCCTTGTGAGGACCCGCAAGCTGCTTGACCAGGCCGCAAACCCGCTCGGTCTGTGCCAGCGCGTTCTCGACCACCCGCTGCAAATAGGCACGGTCGCCGGTGACAGGCGCGAACTGATCGCTGTGATGCTTGATCTCGCCCATGTAGAGCAGCAGCGCAGTCAGGGGGCCATTAAGCTCGCGGGCAATGGCAGCGGCCATTTCGTCGGCCGCCTTGGCCCGGGCGGCGCTCAGGCGGACGAATTCGAGCTCATCAGTTGGAGCAGCGCTGCTTTCGTACCATTCCGACGGCCGCGAATCGGTGGCCGTATCATTCTGTGACCCCATGTCACTCATGTAGCGGAACCCGGGGCGGTCTGTGGTTAACTTTTTGCTCCGTAAGACTACGGTGATTTCGGCGGTTTTGCGCTAAAATGGCGACGTCGGCACAATTTGTGCTTGCGGCGCGCGGCGCTCGATCTCGCAAGGGTTGAGTTCCTGCTCAGGTCTTGGGCAAACGGGTCGAAAACTCCTTAACCACCGCTTTCGCCCGAGGCCGCCCCCCCCCCCGGCTTTTACGGAATAATTAACGGCGACTTGCTTCTCTTAGGAGGTTGAGAGCGCGCAAATGCCTCCACGCATTGGCCCGCACGCCCGCGGGACACGCTGCGAAAGATTGCGTGCCATGGA encodes:
- a CDS encoding helix-turn-helix domain-containing protein, with the protein product MGSQNDTATDSRPSEWYESSAAPTDELEFVRLSAARAKAADEMAAAIARELNGPLTALLLYMGEIKHHSDQFAPVTGDRAYLQRVVENALAQTERVCGLVKQLAGPHKGGLSIPSSAEDAESKAVRAQQAQRVPSAELLGLSGQKRLTKREREVLRLISEGYSNKQGALRMQISPRTFESHRAEAMRKLGARNTADLVRAALLHSID